One Engraulis encrasicolus isolate BLACKSEA-1 chromosome 5, IST_EnEncr_1.0, whole genome shotgun sequence DNA segment encodes these proteins:
- the LOC134449053 gene encoding zinc finger E-box-binding homeobox 2: MESNSCLADTSHAEIQMMGKDEGSSDVADKSPVLGQNLSPHGMRSLNDPEPTDANPAMPIKKEKEEEVVVGCNDSLITSTQGLEKKVKIEPLTTTESLMLESQNQKNQATESYSEALHLFPWKGKTIYDYKADDTVEVLDLSLPKRKRERSFRDRCVWITGDDGTCESSLVMEVDEIDEVRSGPEVEDDDDEGNDVDSPWEVEDMQWGDMAVPDQASLSPPLGGAAAAADDDEEMLLIDIEGVPYTLTPDGTKIPQPDSEELTEQADTATATIDNDQPCSSSSSSALTERAQSEQNALHSSVSLDKMSSDGATANIQYAAFQSNPVLSNMSQLSVLPALSGLSSQPIHVMANSTSNTPILLLPSSQLQASCSTSSSASETKTTGLMALSLPIGLAQNPQSSQMFFVLSSLPVSSTQTSATQLPVLAAASSGQLSQISQIASMSSVALPLTTTSLSGVGSTVVASNPPLVNLLVPEPQCSTVSGSDKLVGNPSPSAASTAATASPIGTSHVSSTSLSRQGTSDKSDSWMPKSFREALLRPTSSPEYVTAQPPDTQTQGSEFLSASSSPAKRPRHLPSALSSDVSDRHSPKVQPFPKAEPGSVVPNLENMLDFRLASHDEQLVTSSSPTPPPLSPSGSVGLSSANQLPSEAGGSPSSDPNSGPRRILYCPYCPRVFYYLSDLERHSITHSQSKPHVCPLCGKAFKRSSHLERHKHIHTGQRNFVCAICSKRFREAGELMRHQRVHTGEKPYQCSLCHMRFAERNTLRRHTKRKHQGREQEAMDADGGRGGGGGTASSSQTMVLVEQEESAEWYSSEVPEQYSEEEEGYGEVEGDGEVEGEVDREREEGKDGEEEVVKDGE; this comes from the coding sequence ATGGAATCAAACAGTTGCTTGGCAGACACAAGCCATGCGGAAATCCAAATGATGGGAAAAGACGAGGGTTCTTCTGATGTCGCGGATAAGTCACCAGTACTGGGGCAGAATCTATCACCACACGGAATGAGGTCTTTAAATGACCCCGAGCCCACGGATGCAAATCCTGCCATGCCTattaagaaagagaaagaagaagaagttgTGGTGGGTTGCAATGACTCTCTCATAACGAGCACTCAGGGACTGGAGAAGAAAGTTAAAATCGAACCCTTGACTACAACTGAGAGCCTCATGCTTGAGAGTCAAAATCAAAAGAATCAGGCAACGGAAAGCTACAGCGAGGCATTGCACCTATTTCCATGGAAAGGAAAAACTATTTACGACTATAAAGCAGATGACACCGTTGAGGTGCTCGACTTGAGCCTgcccaagagaaagagagagcgcagcTTCAGGGACAGGTGCGTGTGGATCACAGGGGACGACGGGACGTGCGAGAGCTCATTAGTGATGGAAGTCGACGAGATCGACGAGGTGAGGTCGGGGCCTGAGGTCGAGGACGACGATGACGAGGGCAATGACGTCGACTCTCCCTGGGAGGTGGAGGACATGCAGTGGGGAGACATGGCAGTCCCTGACCAAGCCTCCCTGTCACCTCCACTagggggtgctgctgctgctgctgatgatgatgaggaaatGCTCCTCATCGATATTGAAGGTGTTCcgtacacactcacacctgaTGGGACGAAAATACCCCAACCGGACTCGGAGGAGCTCACGGAACAGGCTGACACCGCCACGGCAACCATTGATAATGACCaaccctgctcctcctcttcctcgtcagcTCTGACTGAAAGGGCGCAGTCTGAACAGAACGCGTTGCACAGCTCAGTCAGTTTAGATAAAATGTCTTCAGACGGGGCAACTGCTAATATTCAGTATGCAGCATTTCAATCCAACCCTGTACTTTCCAATATGTCTCAGCTGTCTGTTTTACCCGCGTTGTCCGGGTTATCCTCTCAGCCAATTCACGTCATGGCAAACAGCACATCAAACACACCTATTCTACTCCTGCCTTCCTCCCAGCTACaggccagctgctccacctcctcctccgcaagTGAGACAAAGACGACGGGGCTGATGGCTCTTTCGCTCCCTATAGGTCTCGCTCAAAACCCTCAGTCGTCACAAATGTTTTTTGTACTGTCTTCGTTGCCGGTGTCCTCTACCCAGACCTCTGCCACTCAGCTTCCTGTCCTCGCTGCTGCTTCCTCAGGTCAGCTCTCACAAATCTCACAAATCGCATCCATGTCCTCCGTGGCCCTTCCCTTAACCACTACTAGCCTGTCAGGTGTAGGATCGACAGTGGTAGCGTCGAACCCCCCGCTTGTCAATCTCTTAGTTCCCGAGCCCCAGTGTTCGACTGTTTCAGGATCAGATAAGCTAGTAGGCAATCCTTCCCCTTCTGCTGCTTCTACCGCCGCCACTGCTTCACCCATAGGTACAAGCCATGTCAGTTCGACAAGTCTAAGCAGACAAGGGACTAGTGACAAGTCAGACAGCTGGATGCCCAAGTCGTTCCGAGAGGCTTTGCTCAGGCCCACTTCCTCGCCCGAGTATGTGACTGCACAGCCTCCTGATACCCAAACACAAGGCTCCGAGTTTCTGTCTGCATCCAGCTCACCCGCTAAACGTCCACGCCATCTTCCTTCGGCCTTGTCGTCTGATGTCTCAGACCGTCACAGTCCCAAAGTCCAACCGTTTCCAAAAGCAGAGCCAGGGTCCGTCGTGCCCAACCTCGAGAACATGTTAGACTTTCGCTTGGCCTCGCATGACGAGCAGCTCGTCACCTCCTCGTCCCCGACGCCGCCGCCCCTCTCCCCGTCAGGCTCCGTCGGCCTCTCCTCTGCCAATCAGCTGCCCTCGGAGGCCGGCGGGTCCCCGTCCTCGGACCCCAACTCGGGCCCGCGCCGCATCCTCTACTGCCCCTACTGCCCGCGCGTCTTCTACTACCTGTCGGACCTGGAGCGCCACTCCATCACCCACTCGCAGAGCAAGCCGCACGTGTGCCCGCTGTGCGGCAAGGCCTTCAAGCGCTCCAGCCACCTGGAGCGCCACAAGCACATCCACACGGGCCAGCGGAACTTCGTCTGCGCCATCTGCAGCAAGCGCTTCCGCGAGGCGGGCGAGCTGATGCGGCACCAGCGCGTGCACACGGGCGAGAAGCCCTACCAGTGCTCACTGTGCCACATGCGCTTCGCCGAGCGCAACACGCTGCGGCGACACACCAAGCGCAAGCACCAGGGCCGCGAGCAGGAGGCCATGGACGCGGACGGTGgccgtggtggtggcggcggcacgGCGTCCTCCTCGCAGACCATGGTGCTGGTTGAGCAGGAGGAGAGCGCTGAGTGGTACAGCTCGGAGGTGCCTGAGCAGTactctgaggaggaggaggggtatggggaggtggagggcgatggggaggtggagggggaggtggacagggagagggaggagggcaaagatggagaggaggaggtggtcaaAGATGGAGAGTGA